A stretch of Candidatus Eisenbacteria bacterium DNA encodes these proteins:
- the pyk gene encoding pyruvate kinase: MRRTRNAKIVATLGPASSSEDMVRRLFLAGVDVFRLNFSHGDADDHAARFRTVRALERETGRPIGILADLQGPKLRVGTFAAGAVTLVEGESFRLDLDPAPGDDRRASLPHPEIFAALVPGTELLLDDGKLRVVVERCGADFAATRVAVGGKLSERKGVNVPGVVLPVSALTAKDRRNLDLALELGADWIALSFVQRPEDVVEARALIGARALIVTKLEKPRAVEQLDEIATVSDAVMVARGDLGVELPAERVPAIQKQAVRTCRRLGRPVIVATQMLESMIVSPVPTRAEASDVATAVFDGADAVMLSAESAAGKHPVEAVAMMDRIIRQVESDPLYRQLIEVSHTPARAGGEVADAVCSAMGRAVALLQASAIVCYTSSGHTSLRAARERPESPVLSLTPSIATARRLALAWGVHSVHIEGVRDVAEMTDLACRVSRREGFAEPGQTIVAIAGMPFGTPGTTNLMRIATA, translated from the coding sequence ATGCGCAGAACGCGAAACGCGAAGATCGTCGCGACGCTCGGGCCGGCGAGCAGCAGCGAGGACATGGTGCGGCGGCTCTTCCTGGCCGGCGTGGACGTGTTCCGCCTGAACTTCAGCCACGGCGACGCGGACGATCACGCGGCGCGCTTCCGCACGGTGCGCGCGCTCGAACGGGAGACGGGACGGCCGATCGGCATCCTGGCCGACCTGCAGGGACCGAAGCTGCGGGTCGGCACGTTCGCCGCCGGCGCGGTCACGCTCGTCGAGGGCGAGTCCTTCCGCCTCGACCTCGATCCGGCGCCCGGCGACGACCGGCGCGCGAGCCTGCCTCATCCGGAGATCTTCGCCGCGCTGGTGCCGGGCACGGAACTGCTGCTCGACGACGGCAAGCTGCGCGTGGTCGTCGAACGCTGCGGGGCCGATTTCGCCGCGACCCGGGTCGCGGTCGGCGGGAAGCTCTCCGAGCGCAAGGGCGTGAACGTTCCCGGCGTCGTGCTCCCCGTCAGTGCGCTCACGGCGAAGGACCGGCGCAATCTCGACCTTGCGCTCGAGCTCGGTGCGGACTGGATCGCCCTGTCGTTCGTGCAACGGCCGGAAGACGTGGTCGAGGCGCGGGCGCTCATCGGTGCCCGCGCGCTGATCGTCACCAAGCTCGAGAAACCCCGGGCCGTCGAACAGCTCGACGAGATCGCGACCGTGTCGGACGCGGTGATGGTGGCGCGCGGCGATCTCGGCGTCGAGCTGCCGGCCGAGCGCGTGCCCGCGATCCAGAAGCAGGCGGTGCGCACCTGCCGCCGCCTGGGCCGGCCGGTGATCGTGGCGACGCAGATGCTCGAGTCGATGATCGTGAGCCCGGTGCCGACCCGGGCGGAGGCGTCCGACGTCGCCACCGCGGTCTTCGACGGCGCCGACGCGGTGATGCTCTCGGCCGAGTCGGCCGCCGGCAAGCATCCCGTCGAAGCGGTCGCAATGATGGACCGCATCATCCGGCAGGTCGAAAGCGATCCGCTGTACCGCCAGCTGATCGAGGTGTCCCACACCCCAGCGCGTGCGGGGGGCGAGGTCGCCGACGCGGTCTGCTCCGCGATGGGCCGCGCGGTCGCCCTGCTTCAGGCCTCGGCGATCGTCTGCTACACGAGCTCCGGCCACACCAGCCTGCGCGCCGCGCGCGAGCGGCCGGAGTCTCCCGTGCTTAGCCTGACGCCGAGCATCGCCACCGCCCGGCGTCTCGCCCTCGCGTGGGGGGTCCACTCGGTGCACATCGAGGGCGTACGCGACGTGGCGGAGATGACGGATCTCGCGTGCCGCGTGTCGCGCCGCGAGGGGTTCGCCGAGCCCGGCCAGACCATCGTCGCGATCGCCGGCATGCCGTTCGGCACGCCGGGCACCACCAATCTCATGCGTATCGCGACGGCGTAG
- a CDS encoding glyceraldehyde 3-phosphate dehydrogenase NAD-binding domain-containing protein: protein MAIKVGINGFGRIGRLVFQALCDQGLLGREVDVVGI from the coding sequence ATGGCAATCAAGGTCGGTATCAACGGATTCGGTCGAATCGGCCGGCTGGTCTTCCAGGCGCTCTGCGATCAGGGCCTCCTCGGCAGGGAGGTCGACGTCGTCGGCATCG